In Agromyces sp. SYSU T00194, a genomic segment contains:
- a CDS encoding LON peptidase substrate-binding domain-containing protein, translating to MRSVAMFPLGAVLFPHMPITLRVFEERYLAMLGRMLEGESPEFGVVLIERGAEVGGGDQRFGIGTMARLVELGSGDGTIAIAARGGLRFEVLEWLQEDPYPMAVVRDLPELAWEAACAALRDEAERAVRGVLARAGEFVELPWSADIVLDEDPVAASWQLAGIAPVGALDQVRLLGATSVRDLLEGVIAAVREVEPTLTAPPPTGEADIELAELLGDADEDEDGAAGGA from the coding sequence ATGCGATCCGTCGCGATGTTCCCGCTCGGCGCGGTGCTGTTCCCGCACATGCCGATCACGCTGCGGGTGTTCGAGGAGCGGTACCTCGCGATGCTCGGCCGCATGCTGGAGGGCGAGTCGCCCGAGTTCGGCGTCGTGCTCATCGAACGGGGCGCCGAGGTCGGCGGGGGCGACCAGCGCTTCGGCATCGGGACCATGGCACGGCTCGTCGAGCTCGGGTCGGGGGACGGCACCATCGCCATCGCCGCGCGCGGCGGGCTGCGCTTCGAGGTCCTGGAGTGGCTGCAGGAGGACCCGTATCCGATGGCGGTCGTGCGCGACCTGCCCGAGCTGGCGTGGGAGGCGGCCTGCGCGGCGCTGCGCGACGAGGCCGAGCGGGCGGTGCGCGGGGTGCTCGCGCGCGCCGGCGAGTTCGTCGAGCTGCCGTGGTCGGCCGACATCGTGCTCGACGAGGATCCGGTGGCGGCGAGCTGGCAGCTCGCGGGAATCGCGCCGGTGGGTGCGCTCGACCAGGTGCGACTGCTCGGCGCCACGTCGGTGCGCGACCTGCTGGAGGGCGTCATCGCCGCGGTGCGCGAGGTCGAGCCGACGCTCACCGCGCCGCCGCCCACCGGTGAGGCGGACATCGAGCTCGCGGAGCTGCTCGGGGATGCCGACGAGGACGAGGACGGTGCAGCGGGGGGCGCCTGA
- a CDS encoding ankyrin repeat domain-containing protein, whose amino-acid sequence MAAGAPGVEPDQLLDLARAGADLLLEFVDAGVPADLADGQGNTLLMLAAYHGHAALVAALAERGAEVDRLNARGQSPLAGAVFKGEGDVIRALLAAGADPDAGTPSARATAQMFGRELPGA is encoded by the coding sequence ATGGCTGCCGGTGCACCGGGCGTGGAGCCCGACCAGCTGCTCGACCTGGCGCGCGCTGGCGCGGACCTGCTCCTGGAGTTCGTGGACGCGGGCGTGCCCGCCGACCTCGCCGACGGGCAGGGCAACACGCTGCTCATGCTCGCCGCCTACCACGGCCACGCCGCGCTGGTCGCGGCGCTCGCCGAGCGGGGCGCCGAGGTGGACCGGCTCAACGCGCGCGGCCAGTCGCCGCTCGCGGGCGCGGTGTTCAAGGGCGAGGGCGACGTGATCCGGGCGCTGCTCGCCGCCGGCGCCGACCCCGACGCCGGCACCCCGAGCGCGCGGGCGACCGCGCAGATGTTCGGGCGCGAGCTGCCCGGCGCCTGA
- a CDS encoding tocopherol cyclase family protein gives MRTPAAWVRGVRRPEAFHGHGVRRGFFEGWYVKLVTADRSQRWAVIPGVFRGLAGDGGARDEAFVQVLDGLTGRSWYHRFDVDEFAASAHGFHVEVGGNRFSPTGATLDLPQLRGRVDFPDPFTPWPVTLREPGIMGWYGLVPFMECFHGIVSFGHGLAGTLEVEGASVPFDGGRGYIEKDWGRAFPAGYVWMASNHVDATAGDGTDASLIASVAIIPWVGRSFRGSIIGFRHGGRLHRWTTYNGSREHALAIDDAHVRWSVSGPDGVLHLEAERVRGGLLHAPLREAMHQRVEETMDARIAFRHVDHDGTVRLEGVAECAGLEVFGDTERLLAL, from the coding sequence ATGCGGACTCCCGCGGCATGGGTGCGGGGCGTGCGGCGCCCGGAGGCGTTCCACGGCCACGGCGTCCGGCGCGGGTTCTTCGAGGGCTGGTACGTGAAGCTCGTGACGGCCGACCGGTCGCAGCGCTGGGCGGTCATCCCGGGCGTCTTCCGGGGGCTCGCCGGCGACGGGGGAGCGCGTGACGAGGCGTTCGTGCAGGTGCTCGACGGGCTCACCGGCCGGTCCTGGTACCACCGGTTCGACGTCGACGAGTTCGCGGCGTCCGCGCACGGCTTCCACGTCGAGGTCGGCGGCAACCGCTTCTCGCCGACGGGTGCGACGCTCGACCTGCCGCAGCTGCGCGGGCGGGTCGATTTCCCCGACCCCTTCACCCCGTGGCCGGTGACCCTGCGCGAGCCCGGCATCATGGGCTGGTACGGGCTGGTGCCGTTCATGGAGTGCTTCCACGGCATCGTCTCGTTCGGGCACGGGCTGGCCGGCACGCTCGAGGTCGAGGGCGCGTCGGTGCCGTTCGACGGCGGACGCGGGTACATCGAGAAGGACTGGGGTCGGGCCTTCCCGGCGGGCTACGTGTGGATGGCGAGCAACCACGTCGATGCGACCGCGGGTGACGGCACGGACGCCTCGCTCATCGCCTCCGTGGCGATCATCCCGTGGGTCGGCAGGTCGTTCCGCGGCTCGATCATCGGCTTCCGGCACGGCGGTCGCCTGCACCGGTGGACCACCTACAACGGCTCGCGCGAGCATGCGCTCGCGATCGACGACGCCCACGTGCGCTGGAGCGTCTCGGGGCCCGACGGCGTGCTCCACCTCGAGGCCGAGCGCGTGCGGGGCGGGCTGCTGCACGCGCCGCTGCGCGAGGCCATGCACCAGCGCGTCGAGGAGACGATGGACGCGCGCATCGCGTTCCGCCACGTCGACCACGACGGCACGGTGCGCCTCGAGGGCGTCGCCGAGTGCGCCGGCCTCGAGGTGTTCGGCGACACCGAGCGGTTGCTCGCGCTCTGA
- a CDS encoding PadR family transcriptional regulator: MTETQPRDLLPLTEPVFHILLALVDDERHGYGIMQEVRTRTEGDVQLAPGTLYGAIKRLRGLGLIEESDTRVDPSLDDERRRYYRITGLGERVATAEATRIAALARQAAAKRLLPEWGAA; the protein is encoded by the coding sequence ATGACCGAGACCCAGCCCCGCGACCTGCTCCCCCTCACCGAGCCGGTGTTCCACATCCTGCTCGCGCTCGTGGACGACGAGCGGCACGGCTACGGCATCATGCAGGAGGTGCGCACCCGCACCGAGGGCGACGTGCAGCTCGCACCCGGCACGCTCTACGGGGCGATCAAGCGGCTCCGCGGCCTCGGGCTCATCGAGGAGTCGGACACCCGCGTCGACCCGTCGCTCGACGACGAACGCCGTCGCTACTACCGCATCACCGGCCTCGGCGAGCGGGTCGCGACGGCGGAGGCGACCCGCATCGCGGCGCTCGCACGCCAGGCGGCGGCCAAGCGCCTGCTGCCGGAATGGGGCGCGGCCTGA
- a CDS encoding oxygenase MpaB family protein: MRRDHWRRRNAALDPARDHVEIYRNVLQYEFPWDMNQALSFALFRTYAVPGIGRLLDETGEFTGRTQKRYDDTALLLEAPSRLGFAHPEARAAIRRINGMHRAYDIPDHEFRYVLSTFVVVPKRWLDAYGKRPLDAGELEASVHYYRALGSRMGIPDVPETYDGFATLMDAYETEHFAFEPGARRVADATLALLLTFHPRLPRRTVEVFSRALMDDALLDALGYDHPPRAVTVASRAALRLRGRVARLLPANRTPTTVADLPWVRSYPDGYDVEQLGTFPGGCPVPHARAEDSGAA, translated from the coding sequence ATGCGACGAGACCACTGGCGGCGGCGCAACGCTGCGCTCGACCCCGCCCGCGACCACGTGGAGATCTACCGGAACGTCCTCCAGTACGAGTTCCCATGGGACATGAACCAGGCGCTGAGCTTCGCGCTGTTCCGCACGTACGCCGTGCCGGGCATCGGGCGCCTGCTCGACGAGACCGGCGAGTTCACCGGCCGTACGCAGAAGCGCTACGACGACACCGCGCTGCTGCTCGAGGCGCCGAGCCGCCTGGGCTTCGCGCACCCCGAGGCACGGGCGGCGATCCGCCGCATCAACGGGATGCATCGTGCCTACGACATCCCCGACCACGAGTTCCGCTACGTGCTCTCCACGTTCGTGGTGGTGCCCAAGCGGTGGCTCGACGCCTACGGCAAGCGCCCGCTCGACGCGGGTGAGCTCGAGGCATCCGTGCACTACTACCGCGCGCTCGGCAGCCGCATGGGCATCCCCGACGTCCCCGAGACCTACGACGGCTTCGCGACGCTCATGGACGCCTACGAGACCGAGCACTTCGCGTTCGAGCCCGGGGCGCGGCGCGTGGCCGACGCGACCCTCGCGCTGCTGCTGACGTTCCACCCGCGGCTGCCGAGGCGCACGGTCGAGGTGTTCAGCCGGGCGCTCATGGACGACGCACTGCTCGACGCGCTCGGCTACGACCATCCACCGCGCGCCGTCACCGTCGCCTCGCGCGCGGCGCTCCGCCTGCGCGGCCGCGTGGCACGCCTGCTCCCGGCCAACCGCACCCCCACCACGGTCGCCGACCTGCCGTGGGTGCGCAGCTACCCCGACGGGTACGACGTCGAGCAGCTGGGCACCTTCCCGGGCGGATGCCCGGTGCCGCATGCCCGCGCGGAGGACTCAGGGGCCGCCTGA
- a CDS encoding Fpg/Nei family DNA glycosylase, with the protein MPELPEVDALVGFLRERTVGRGIRSATMTSFSALKTFDPPLTDLVGRTVTGAARHGKWLDLDVDGVHLVAHLARAGWLRWYEQLPASRIRPGTSPIAMRVGFDDGSGFDLTEAGTRKSLAVYVVRDPRDVPGIASLGPEPLDDDFTLEVFAGILSGRRTQIKGVLREQSLIAGVGNAYSDEVLHVARMSPYALASSLDDDEVARLYDALRDTLRAAVEAAEGRPAAELKDAKRRGMRVHARGGEACPVCGDTVRDVHFADRSMQYCPTCQTGGKLLADRRMSRLLK; encoded by the coding sequence ATGCCGGAACTGCCCGAGGTGGACGCCCTGGTGGGCTTCCTGCGCGAGCGCACGGTGGGGCGCGGCATCCGATCGGCGACCATGACGTCGTTCTCGGCCCTCAAGACCTTCGACCCGCCGCTCACCGACCTCGTCGGGCGCACGGTGACCGGCGCGGCCCGCCACGGCAAGTGGCTCGACCTCGACGTCGACGGCGTGCACCTGGTCGCGCACCTCGCCCGCGCGGGCTGGCTGCGCTGGTACGAGCAGCTCCCGGCCAGCCGCATCCGGCCCGGCACGTCGCCCATCGCCATGCGGGTCGGGTTCGACGACGGGTCGGGGTTCGACCTCACCGAGGCCGGCACGAGGAAGTCGCTCGCGGTGTACGTCGTGCGCGACCCCCGCGACGTGCCCGGCATCGCCTCGCTCGGGCCGGAGCCGCTCGACGACGACTTCACGCTCGAGGTCTTCGCGGGCATCCTCTCCGGCCGGCGCACGCAGATCAAGGGCGTGCTGCGCGAGCAGTCGCTCATCGCGGGGGTCGGCAACGCCTACTCCGACGAGGTGCTGCACGTGGCGAGGATGTCGCCCTACGCGCTCGCCTCCTCCCTCGACGACGACGAGGTCGCGCGCCTCTACGACGCGCTCCGCGACACCCTGCGCGCCGCCGTCGAGGCGGCCGAGGGGCGGCCGGCCGCCGAGCTCAAGGACGCCAAGCGTCGGGGTATGCGGGTGCACGCCCGCGGCGGCGAGGCCTGCCCCGTCTGCGGCGACACCGTGCGCGACGTGCACTTCGCCGACCGCTCGATGCAGTACTGCCCGACCTGCCAGACCGGCGGCAAGCTGCTCGCCGACCGACGGATGTCGCGCCTGCTGAAGTAG
- a CDS encoding aldo/keto reductase family protein: MEFRYLGNSGLKISEITYGNWLTHGSQVENDTAQRCVRAALDAGITTFDTADVYANTVAEAVLGEALAGERRASLEIFTKVYGPTGPKGPNDSGLSRKHIMESIDGSLSRLRTDYVDLYQAHRFDYETPLEETMQAFADVVRAGKALYIGVSEWNAEQLRAGHALARELGVSLISNQPQYSMLWRVIEAEVVPTSRELGISQIVWSPVAQGVLTGKYHPGAELPAGSRATDEKGGADMVRRFLDDEVLTAVQGLRPIAEQAGMTMAQLAVAWVLQNPNVASAIIGASRPEQIADNVQAAGRTLDADTMAAIDAAVGGLAERDPAKTVSPPTRET; the protein is encoded by the coding sequence ATGGAATTCAGGTACCTCGGCAACAGCGGCCTCAAGATCTCGGAGATCACCTACGGGAACTGGCTCACCCACGGCTCCCAGGTCGAGAACGACACCGCGCAGCGCTGCGTGCGTGCCGCGCTCGACGCGGGCATCACCACCTTCGACACGGCCGACGTCTACGCCAACACGGTCGCGGAGGCCGTGCTCGGCGAGGCGCTCGCCGGCGAACGCCGGGCCTCGCTCGAGATCTTCACCAAGGTCTACGGGCCGACGGGCCCGAAGGGCCCGAACGACTCGGGCCTCTCGCGCAAGCACATCATGGAGTCCATCGACGGCTCGCTCTCGCGGCTGCGCACCGACTACGTCGACCTCTACCAGGCCCACCGCTTCGACTACGAGACGCCGCTGGAGGAGACGATGCAGGCGTTCGCCGACGTCGTGCGTGCCGGCAAGGCGCTCTACATCGGGGTCTCGGAGTGGAACGCGGAGCAGCTCCGCGCCGGGCACGCGCTCGCCCGCGAGCTCGGCGTCTCGCTCATCTCGAACCAGCCGCAGTACTCGATGCTCTGGCGCGTGATCGAGGCGGAGGTCGTGCCCACGTCCCGGGAGCTCGGCATCTCGCAGATCGTGTGGTCGCCGGTCGCACAGGGCGTGCTCACCGGCAAGTACCACCCCGGCGCGGAGCTGCCCGCGGGGTCCCGGGCGACCGACGAGAAGGGCGGGGCCGACATGGTCCGGCGCTTCCTCGACGACGAGGTGCTCACGGCCGTGCAGGGCCTGCGGCCGATCGCCGAGCAGGCGGGCATGACGATGGCGCAGCTCGCCGTCGCATGGGTGCTCCAGAACCCGAACGTCGCGTCGGCGATCATCGGCGCCTCCCGGCCCGAGCAGATCGCCGACAACGTGCAGGCTGCGGGTCGCACGCTCGATGCCGACACGATGGCCGCGATCGATGCGGCGGTCGGCGGGCTGGCCGAGCGCGATCCGGCGAAGACCGTCTCGCCGCCGACCCGGGAGACCTGA